The Pongo abelii isolate AG06213 chromosome 20, NHGRI_mPonAbe1-v2.0_pri, whole genome shotgun sequence genome window below encodes:
- the ZSCAN4 gene encoding zinc finger and SCAN domain-containing protein 4, which produces MALDLRTIFQCEPSENNLGSENSEFRQSQGPAVQREEGISEFSRMVLNSFQDSNNSYARQELQRLYRIFHSWLQPEKHSKDEIISLLVLEQFMIGGHCNDKASVKEKWKSSGKNLERFMEDLTDDSINPPALVHVHMQGQEALFSEDMPLKDVIVHLTKQVSAQTPREANMGTPSQTSQDTSLETGEGCEDEQDGCNSSLKTTQVNENITNQGNQIVSLIIIQEENGPRSEEGGVSSDNPNNSKRAELVTARSQEGSINGITFQGVPMEMGAGCISQPEQSSPESALTHQSNEGNSTCEVHQKGSHGVRKSYKCEECPKVFKYLCHLLAHQRRHRNERPFVCPECQKGFFQISDLRVHQIIHTGKKPFTCSMCEKSFSHKTNLRSHERIHTGEKPYTCPFCKTSYRQSSTYHRHMRTHEKITPPSVPSTPEAS; this is translated from the exons ATGGCTTTAGATCTAAGAACCATATTTCAGTGTGAACCATCCGAGAATAATCTTGGATCAGAAAATTCAGAGTTTCGACAAAGCCAAGGACCTGCTGTTCAGAGAGAAGAAGGGATTTCTGAGTTCTCAAGAATGGTGCTCAATTCATTTCAAGACAGCAATAATTCATATGCAAGGCAGGAATTGCAGAGACTTTATAGGATCTTTCACTCATGGCTGCAACCAGAAAAGCACAGCAAGGATGAAATTATTTCTCTATTAGTCCTGGAGCAGTTTATGATTGGTGGCCACTGCAATGACAAAGCCAGtgtgaaagagaaatggaaatcaagtGGCAAAAACTTGGAGAGATTCATGGAAGACCTGACTGATGACAGCATAAATCCACCTGCCTTA GTCCATGTCCACATGCAGGGACAGGAAGCTCTCTTTTCTGAGGATATGCCCTTAAAAGATGTCATTGTTCATCTCACAAAACAAGTGTCTGCCCAAACCCCAAGAGAAGCAAATATGGGGACACCCTCCCAGACTTCCCAAGATACTTCCTTAGAAACAGGAGAAG GATGTGAAGATGAACAAGATGGCTGCAACAGTTCTTTGAAAACTACtcaagtaaatgaaaatattactaATCAAGGCAATCAAATAGTTTCCCTAATCATCATCCAGGAAGAGAACGGTCCTAGGTCTGAAGAGGGAGGTGTTTCTTCTGACAATCCAAACAACTCAAAAAGAGCAGAGCTAGTCACTGCTAGATCTCAGGAAGGGTCCATAAACGGAATCACTTTTCAAGGTGTCCCTATGGAGATGGGAGCAGGGTGTATCTCTCAGCCAGAGCAGTCCTCCCCTGAGTCTGCCCTTACCCACCAGAGCAATGAGGGAAACTCCACATGTGAGGTACATCAGAAAGGATCCCATGGAGTCCGAAaatcctacaaatgtgaagaatgccCTAAGGTCTTTAAGTATCTCTGTCACTTATTAGCTCACCAGAGAAGACACAGGAATGAGAGGCCATTTGTTTGTCCCGAGTGTCAAAAAGGCTTCTTCCAGATATCAGACCTACGCGTGCATCAGATAATTCACACAGGAAAGAAGCCTTTCACATGCAGCATGTGTGAAAAGTCCTTCAGCCACAAAACCAACCTGCGGTCTCATGAGAGAATCCACACAGGAGAAAAGCCTTATACATGTCCCTTTTGTAAGACAAGCTACCGCCAGTCATCCACATACCACCGCCATATGAGGACTCATGAGAAAATTACCCCGCCAAGTGTTCCCTCCACACCAGAAGCTTCCTAA